In one Eschrichtius robustus isolate mEscRob2 chromosome 15, mEscRob2.pri, whole genome shotgun sequence genomic region, the following are encoded:
- the EPCAM gene encoding epithelial cell adhesion molecule isoform X2 → MAPPHVLAFGLLLAAATAAVAAAQEGCVCENYKLTTNCSVNAHGQCQCTSIGTQHSIICTKLASKCLVMKAEMSGSKAGRRVKPEGAIQNNDGLYDPECDDKGLFKAKQCNGTSTCWCVNTAGVRRTDKDSEISCSETVRTFWIIIELKHKTREKPYDVQSLQAALKEVITSRYQLDPKYITNILYENDVIIIDLVQNSSQKTQNDVDIADVAYYFEKDVKDESLFQSKRMDLRVNGELLDLDPSRTSIYYVDEKPPEFSMQGLQVVSRKKRMAKYEKAEIKEMGEMHRERNA, encoded by the exons ATGGCGCCCCCCCACGTCCTTGCGTTCGggctcctgctcgccgcagcgACGGCGGCGGTGGCCGCGGCCCAGGAAG gATGTGTGTGTGAAAACTACAAACTGACCACAAACTGCTCTGTGAATGCGCATGGTCAGTGCCAGTGTACTTCAATCGGTACACAACATTCCATCATTTGCACAAAAC TGGCTTCCAAATGTTTGGTGATGAAGGCAGAAATGAGTGGGTCAAAGGCTGGGAGAAGAGTGAAACCAGAGGGCGCTATCCAGAATAATGACGGGCTCTATGATCCCGAGTGTGACGACAAGGGGCTCTTTAAAGCCAAGCAGTGCAATGGCACCTCCACGTGCTGGTGTGTGAACACTGCTGGGGTCAGAAGAACCGATAAGGACAGTGAAATATCCTGTTCCGAGACAGTGAGGACCTT CTGGATCATCATTGAACTAAAACACAAGACAAGAGAAAAACCTTATGATGTTCAAAGTTTGCAGGC TGCACTCAAGGAGGTAATCACAAGTCGTTATCAACTGGATCCAAAATATATCACAAATATtctg TATGAGAATGATGTTATCATTATTGACCTGGTACAAAATTCTTCTCAGAAAACTCAGAATGATGTGGACATAGCTGATGTggcttattattttgaaaaagat GTTAAAGATGAGTCCTTGTTCCAGTCCAAAAGGATGGACCTGAGAGTAAATGGGGAACTACTGGATCTGGATCCCAGTCGAACTTCAATTTACTATGTTGATGAAAAACCACCTGAATTTTCAATGCAGGGTCTACAG gttgtttccagaaagaaaagaatggcaAAATATGAGAAAGCTGAG ATAAAGGAGATGGGTGAAATGCATAGGGAACGCAATGCATAA
- the EPCAM gene encoding epithelial cell adhesion molecule isoform X1 — MAPPHVLAFGLLLAAATAAVAAAQEGCVCENYKLTTNCSVNAHGQCQCTSIGTQHSIICTKLASKCLVMKAEMSGSKAGRRVKPEGAIQNNDGLYDPECDDKGLFKAKQCNGTSTCWCVNTAGVRRTDKDSEISCSETVRTFWIIIELKHKTREKPYDVQSLQAALKEVITSRYQLDPKYITNILYENDVIIIDLVQNSSQKTQNDVDIADVAYYFEKDVKDESLFQSKRMDLRVNGELLDLDPSRTSIYYVDEKPPEFSMQGLQAGIIAVIVVVAVAVTAGIAVLVVSRKKRMAKYEKAEIKEMGEMHRERNA; from the exons ATGGCGCCCCCCCACGTCCTTGCGTTCGggctcctgctcgccgcagcgACGGCGGCGGTGGCCGCGGCCCAGGAAG gATGTGTGTGTGAAAACTACAAACTGACCACAAACTGCTCTGTGAATGCGCATGGTCAGTGCCAGTGTACTTCAATCGGTACACAACATTCCATCATTTGCACAAAAC TGGCTTCCAAATGTTTGGTGATGAAGGCAGAAATGAGTGGGTCAAAGGCTGGGAGAAGAGTGAAACCAGAGGGCGCTATCCAGAATAATGACGGGCTCTATGATCCCGAGTGTGACGACAAGGGGCTCTTTAAAGCCAAGCAGTGCAATGGCACCTCCACGTGCTGGTGTGTGAACACTGCTGGGGTCAGAAGAACCGATAAGGACAGTGAAATATCCTGTTCCGAGACAGTGAGGACCTT CTGGATCATCATTGAACTAAAACACAAGACAAGAGAAAAACCTTATGATGTTCAAAGTTTGCAGGC TGCACTCAAGGAGGTAATCACAAGTCGTTATCAACTGGATCCAAAATATATCACAAATATtctg TATGAGAATGATGTTATCATTATTGACCTGGTACAAAATTCTTCTCAGAAAACTCAGAATGATGTGGACATAGCTGATGTggcttattattttgaaaaagat GTTAAAGATGAGTCCTTGTTCCAGTCCAAAAGGATGGACCTGAGAGTAAATGGGGAACTACTGGATCTGGATCCCAGTCGAACTTCAATTTACTATGTTGATGAAAAACCACCTGAATTTTCAATGCAGGGTCTACAGGCTGGTATTATTGCTGTCATTGTGGTTGTGGCAGTAGCAGTTACTGCTGGAATTGCTGTGCTG gttgtttccagaaagaaaagaatggcaAAATATGAGAAAGCTGAG ATAAAGGAGATGGGTGAAATGCATAGGGAACGCAATGCATAA